The genomic stretch cacacacacacacttacttacctaaccctaacccagtactgAATTAATCTATTTATTATTAAATATGATGCAGAAATAAAGAAATAGATGGTTGCTCTATTCAGCTCTGTAATGAGTTAGAAACCAGCTCCATGTATCTCTGTAATGAGTTAAAACCAGCTCCATGTCTCTCTGAAATGAGATAGAAACCagctctatgtatctctgtaatgagTTAAAAACCAGCTCCATGTATCTCTGTAATGAGGTTAAAACCAGCTCCATGTATCTCTGTAATGAGGTTAAAACCAGCTCCATGTCTCTCTGAAATGAGATAGAAACCagctctatgtatctctgtaatgagTTAAAACCAGCTCCATGTCTCTCTGAAATGAGATAGAAACCagctctatgtatctctgtaatgagTTAAAAACCAGCTCCATGTATCTCTGTAATGAGGTTAAAACCAGCTCCATGTATCTCTGTAATGAGGTTGACTGACTGTTAGAtctactgactgactgttagatctcctgactgactgttagatctcctgactgactgttagatctcctgactgactgttagatctcctgactgactgttagatctactgactgactgttagatctcctgactgactgttagatctcctgactgactgttagatctcctgactgactgttagatctcctgactgactgttagatctactgactgactgttagatctcctgactgactgttagatctactgactgactgttagatctcctgactgactgttagatctcctgactgactgttagatctactgactgactgttagatctactgactgactgttagatctcctgactgactgttagatctactgactgactgttagAGCTCTTGCTAAGATCAGCATACAGCAAAGACAGAATAAAGCAACACCCTGTGGTTAACCACTAATAGAGAAATAACATGTATCTTATTTGACCTGAGCTACACTCTCAGAGTTACTGCCTGGCTCAGCACACAGCAATATAGCAAAGACCATCTGTGAACTGTGATGTTTTaatctctgtgctctctctcaattacatttaaggggctttattggcatgggaaacatgtttacattgccaaagcaagtgaaatagataataaacaatggtttatttcacttttcCTCCATCATGCTTCTAGGctgaatgatctctctctctctctctctctctctctctctctctctctctctctctctctctctctctctctctctctctctctctctctctctctctctctctctctctctctgatatttTCAATAACACTCTATTTCTTTTCACATAAACACATAAacatttgtattttgtatttttttttagcaATTCTCAATAAGCCTTTCAGGGGCTCTGACAGTCCTTTTTGGTTGTTCTGCTGAAGTGCTTCCTGAAACAGTTGGACAGCGATCATTGTCAGTCAGGATGTTCTGACTGAATTGTTCATTTCTAAAGGCATTTGACGCTTCAGCAGTATCCTCCAGGGTGAATGGGTGAATGGCTGAAGCCTTAGATACACTCTATTTCGTCTCAGTTGTGATCCATGCTCCGTTTGGATTCCATAGGATCGCGGTGCAACTTCTCTCTGCACACACCCTTGTTGCATCCAGGTTCCTGTAGTGGTGTCTCGGAGTCGTACATGATCTCCAGGTTTTTGTTTGTCTTTCTGTTTTTCCTTTGCGAGTTTGACTTTGTGAGCACCTCTGGGTGTTAACAAGTCCTCATGGATGGGTAGGTTGGTTCTGATGCGACGTCCCATCAACATTCGTGCAGTTGAAAGTCCGTTCTGCAGCGGTGTGCTGCGGTAGATCATCAGATTTTTTAGGAAATCCTCCTTTCCATCGTGTGCCTTTTTCATCAGACCTTTGACAATTTTGACTGAACTCTCTGCTAAGCCGTTGGACCCGTAGCGAACGATCGGAATTCAGATCTTGAGAACTGCAGGCCATTGTCCGAGTACAGTTCAGACGCAGCCCCATGTCTTGCAAAGACTGATTTCAGGTAGGTGGTTACAGCTCTGCTGGAGGTAGTTGTCAGTGTTGCTACTTCAGGGTAGTTTGAGTAGTAGTCGGTAACAACATTGTGACTTATGCCGTTGCAGTCAAAAAGGTCAACTCCAACTTTGTAGTAGGGTCTGTTGGGTACTGGATGAGGCATTAGCGGCTCTGCTTGCTGCTTTGGCCTGAAGGTCAAACACAGTTCACATGAAGCAGTGGTCTGGCTGATTTCCTGGTTCATTCTTGGCCAGTACATTACTTCTTGTGCTCGTCATTTGCATTTTTCCTCACCCAAGTGGCCCTCGTGTATTTTCTGTAGCATTTCTTTGCATAGTGTCATGGGAATGACAATATTGTTGCGTTTGAACTCTATGTCATCCACAATGGTGAGCTCTGCTCTGCACATCCAGTAATCCTGTATTCTCCTTGGACAGTTGTTTTTCTGTGCAGGCCATCCTATCAGTGTTGTTTCTTTCAACTCTGTCATTGTTTGGTCAGCTGCGGTCTCTCTTTTGATCTGCTCCATTCTCTCAGAAGACGCAGGAAGTGATGTTTACGATCATATCGACGTAGGCCTGAATCTCAGTGTTTTTCTGTGTGCCGAAGCTCTCCTTCTTGTCGACTGCTGCTCGAGAAAGAGAGTGGGCGGCGAACATGAACTTTCCTGGGGTATAAATCATCTTCACATCATACTTTTGCTGGCTGATGTTTTCCTTGGGTCTGGTTTGACTCCGTCCTCTGAAAGTACATCTCCCACGAAGGGAAGTGTTTTCACACCAAACTCGCATTTGTCCTTGTTTAGTTTTAGATTGACTTTCCGTGTCAGGTCCAGCACTTGTCTCCCTCTCGCATCATGTTCTTCTTTTGTGGACCCTCAGATGATGATGTCATCCATCATGGTCTCCACTCCTGGAATGTGCTCGACGATCATGTGGATTGTCTTGCGGTAGACCTCTGGCGCTGAGAGAATCTCATATGGTAGACGAAGAAATCTGTACTTGCcctcaggtgtgttgaatgtgcaTAGCCTTGGGCTTGCATCATCTAGCTTCATTTGCCAGAATCCTAATGAGGCATCAAGCTTACTGAACCACATTGCTCCAGCAAACTGCGACATTATCTCTTCTCTGGTTGGCATCTTGAAATGCTCTCTCTTGATTGCTTTGTTGAGATCTCTCGGGTCTAGACATATCCTGAGATCGCCGTTCTTTTTCACCACAATAACCAGTGAGCTTACCCAGTCTGTAGGTTCATCCATTTTTGTGATGACGTCCATCTTTTCCATGCGTCCGAGTTCCTCTTTGAGTTTTTTCCTCAGTGCAAATGGAACTTTTCTGCATGCATGCACTGGATGTACTGCACTGCATGCATACACTGGATGTACTGCACTGCATGCACAACTGGAGTCATTTTGTCATCAGTACACAGTTGTGTTCTCCTGGTGAACATCCAAGACCCTCAAACACGTCCTCATACTCAGCCAGTAGCGATTCTTGGTCATTTTCAGTCTGTGATGTCACTACATACACTCTTTTCAACAAATTGAGCTACACCTAGAATAGACTGTACACTCTTTTCCACAATCAGCAGCTGCGCTCTGAACTGTTTTCCTTTGTGCTGTAAAGTTACTATGCAGCTACCTTTGACTGGTACGTTCTCCCCAGTATAACCAGTAACCTTCATCTTCACCTTCAGTGTTTTGTAGTCATCCAGCGACAGCAGGTTTACCTGTGCTCCAGTATCAAGCTGGAATGGTATTATAGCTTCATTCACCTTCAGTGTTTTGTAGTCATCCAGCGATAACAGGTTTACCTGTGCTCCAGTATCAAGCTGGAATGGTATTATAGCTTCATTCACCTTCAGTGTTTTGTAGTCATCCAGGGATAACAGGTTTACCTGTGCTCCAGTATCAAGCTGGAATGGTATTATAGTTTCATTCACAGTCAATGGCACAATCCATTCAGCATTTACTGCATTGCATATTTCCACAGAATCAACAAACAATTCTTCAATCTCCTCGACTGTGTGAAcctttttctttgtagcctcagcTTTGCAGCATTTTGAGAAATTAATATTTTTCCCACGGTTGTTACATGATTTGACATATGCAGGGCATTTTTTGGGCTTGTGGATAAATCCACATTTTCCACATGTAGTGTTTTGATTTCTCTCttttgcttgtttttgttttgtaaggtgttgtgtgtgtggtgctccTCTCTTGTTATTGCATACACTGATGTCTCTTCCCTGCACAGCTCTTTAGCTTGTGCTCTGCTGGTTTCAGCTGCTCGACACATATTCACTGCTTTATCCTAAGTTAAATCTTGCTCACGCAGCGATCTCTCCTTGAGTCCATTATCAACTATGCCACAGACTATTCTGTCTTTCACTAGTGAGTCTTTCAGATTTTTAAATTCACACATTTTGCTCAGTGCGTTCAGCTCAGCCAAATACTGGTCAGAACTGACTCCTTGTTTCTGATCATGAGAGAAAAACTTGTATCGCTCAAACGTGACGTTCTGGCTTGGTACAAAGGACTCCTCAAATTtagccattagcacagtcaatgTCAAGTTTGCCTCGTCTTGCTGAAAGATATTGTAAATGTCCAATGCATCCTCTCCAATAACATGTAGAAAAATGGAAGCTTTCAATTTGTCATCATCTCCCTCTGAACCACTGGCTGCTAGGTAGATATTGAATCTCTGCTTGCAATGTTTCCAATTGTCAGCTAAATTGGCTGTTAACTGCATAGGAGTAGAAGGACTAAGGCTATCCATGATGGAGAACAGGAACAGTGTCAATTTCTCTTACTTCAGTTTGTTGCTCATCAACTTGCTCTTCTATAGATTCCAATGCAGCCTCCCTCTCGCTGCCGTCACTCtcactgctgtcactctagctgctgtcactctagctgctgccactctcgctgctgtcactctagctgctgtcactctcgctgctgtcactctcgccgctgtcactctagctgctgtcactctagctgctgtcactctagctgatgtcactctcgctgctgtcactctagctgctgtcactctagctgctgtcactctcgctgctgtcactctagctgttgtcactctagctgctgtcactctcgctgctgtcactctagctgctgtcactctagctgctgtcactctagctgctgtcactctagctgccgtccctctcgctgctgtcactctagctgccgtCACTCTAGCTGCCGTCACTCTAGCTGCTGcacctctcgctgctgtcactctagctgctgtcactctcgctgctgtcactctagctgctgtcactctagctgctgtcactctagctgccgtCACTCTCACTGCTGcacctctcgctgctgtcactctagctgctgtcactctagctgccgtCATTCTAGCTGCTGCACCTCTCGCTGCTGTCaatctagctgctgtcactctcgctgctgtcactctagctgctgtcactctagctgttgtcactctagctgctgtcactctcgctgctgtcactctagctgctgtcactctagctgccgtccctctcgctgctgtcactctagctgccgtCACTCTAGCTGTGGcacctctcgctgctgtcactctcgctgctgtcactctagctgctgtcactctagctgctgtcgcTCTAGCTGCTGTCGCTCTCCCtgctgtcgctctcgctgctgtcacgctagctgctgtcactctagctgctgtcactctagctgctgtcactctagctgccgtcactctagctgctgcacctctcgctgctgtcactctagctgctgtcactctcgctgctgtcactctagctgctgtcactctagctgttgtcattctcgctgctgtcactctagctgctgtcactctagctgctgtcactctagctgccgtccctctcgctgctgtcactctagctgccgtcactctagctgctgcacctctcgctgctgtcactctcgctgctgtcactctagctgctgtcactctagctgctgtcgcTCTAGCtgctgtcgctctcgctgctgtcgctctcgctgctgtcacgctagctgctgtcactctagctgctgtcactctagctgctgtcactctagctgccgtCCCTCtcactgctgtcactctagctgccgtCACTCTAGCTTCTGcacctctcgctgctgtcactctagctgctgtcactctcgctgctgtcactctagctgctgtcactctagctgttgtcactctcgctgctgtcactctagctgctgtcactctcgctgctgtcactctagctgctgtcactctagctgttgtcactctcgctgctgtcactctagctgctgtcactctagctgctgtcgcTCTAGCtgctgtcgctctcgctgctgtcactctagctgatGTCAcgctagctgctgtcactctagctgctgtcactctagctgctgtcactctagctgctgtcactctcgctgctgtcactctagctgctgtcactctagctgctgtcactctagctgatgtcactctagctgctgtcactctagctgctgtcactctagctgccgtCCCTCTCGCTGCCGTCACTCTAGCTGCTGCACCTCTTGCTGCTgccactctagctgctgtcactctcgctgctgtcactctagctgctgtcactctagctgttgtcactctcgctgctgtcactctagctgctgtcactctagcttcTGTCACTCTAGCTTTTGTCACTCTCGCTGccgtcactctcgctgctgtcgctctcgctgctgttgctctcgctgctgtcactctagctgctgtcactctcgctgctgtcactctagctgctgtcactctagctgccgtCATTCTAGCTGCTGCACCTCTCGCTGCTGTCaatctagctgctgtcactctcgctgctgtcactctagctgctgtcactctagctgttgtcattctcgctgctgtcactctagctgctgtcactctagctgccgtccctctcgctgctgtcactctagctgccgtcactctagctgctgcacctctcgctgctgtcactctcgctgctgtcactctcgctgctgtcactctagctgctgtcactctggctgttgtcactctcgctgctgtcactctagctgctgtcactctagctgctgtcgcTCTAGCtgctgtcgctctcgctgctgtcgctctcgctgctgtcacgctagctgctgtcactctagctgctgtcactctagctgctgtcactctagctgccgtCCCTCtcactgctgtcactctagctgccgtcactctagctgctgcacctctcgctgctgtcactctagctgctgtcactctagctgctgtcactctagctgttgtcactctcgctgctgtcactctagctgctgtcactctcgctgctgtcactctagctgctgtcactctagctgttgTCACTCtcactgctgtcactctagcttcTGTCACTCTAGCTtttgtcactctcgctgctgtcactctcgctgctgtcgctctcgctgctgttgctctagctgctgtcactctagctgctgtcactctcgctgctgtcactctagctgctgtcactctagctgctgtcgcTGTCACTCtcactgctgtcactctcgctgctgtcactctagctgctgtcactctagcttcTGTCACTCTAGCTACTGCCACTCTAGCTGCTgccactctagctgctgtcactctagctgctgtcactctcgctgctgtcactctcgctgctgtcactctagctgctgtcactctcgctgctgtcactctagctgctgtcattCTAGCTACTgccactctagctgctgtcactctcgctgctgtcactctagctgctgtcactctcgctgctgtcactctagctgctgtcactctagctgttgTCACTCTAGCTgttgtcactctcgctgctgtcactctagctgctgtcactctagctgctgtcactctagctgctgtcattCTAGCTACTgccactctagctgctgtcattCTAGCTACTgccactctagctgctgtcactctagctgctgtcactctagctgctgtcgctctcgctgctgtcactctagctgctgtcactctagctgccgtccctctcgctgctgtcactctagctgccaTCACTCTAGCTGCTGcacctctcgctgctgtcactctagctgctgtcactctagctgctgtcactctagctgctgtcactctagctgttgtcactctcgctgctgtcactctcgctgctgtcactctagctgctgtcgcTCTAGCtgctgtcgctctcgctgctgtcgctctcgctgctgtcacgctagctgctgtcactctagctgctgtcactctagctgctgtcactctagctgccgtccctctcgctgctgtcactctagctgctgtcactctcgctgctgtcactctcgctgctgtcactctcgctgctgcaCCTCTCGCTGCTGCACCTCTAGCTGCTGCACCTCTCGCTGCCGTttctctagctgctgtcactctagctgctgtcactctagctgccgtccctctcgctgctgtcactctagctgctgtcactctagctgctgtcactctagctgccgtccctctcgctgctgtcactctagctgctgtcactctagctgctgtcactctagctgctgtcactctagctgccgtccctctcgctgctgtcactctagctgctgcaCCTCTCGCTGCTGCACCTCTCGCTGCTGCACCTCTCGCTGCTGCACCTCTCGCTGCTGCACCTCTCGCTGCTGCACCTCTAGCTGCTGTcgctctagctgctgtcactctagctgctgcacctctcgctgctgtcactctagctgctgcacctctcgctgctgtcactctagctgctgtcactctagctgctgtcactctagctgctgtcactctcgctgctgtcactctcgctgctgtcactctagctgctgcaCCTCTCGCTGCCGTTTCTCTCGCTGCTGCGGCTCGTTGTCCTCGCTCTTGCAAGCTAGCATCTTCGACTTTCTTTTCCCTGTCTCGTTATAGCGACTACCAATCTGACACCATGTTCCTTATATAATGACAAACCAGGCCGTTGGTTTAACTACTTTTAATGAACATATACTTTCGCTAGAAAACTCCATGTTTAGCCATGCAAGGCATTCTTCAACCACCTGCCCCTGCATAGCCTGCTGGGTAACGTAGTCTAAATGTtattaacacataacaacacagtaTCTATGGTATTGTCAGCGGTTTGACGACTGGATTGATGTCTGAGAGTAATGCTTTTTTGACCGAAGCTTGCTTtctcataacgtcaacacagcttCCTAACGTGTGCAACCTGAaatgtacacacagacatactgtatCTCGTCTCATACGGTAAGGAAACATACAGAGAACACCACATGAGGTACTTCCTGGTTCCCTCGAGGTAAAGGTTACTGATGTCAATACAACATGGCCCCCATGgacctgtgtgtgtttgaagtgagagCTCTTGTCTTCCCCAACCCCAGTCTGTGAAGGTCAGTAGTTATTGTGGTCTACCACAGGGTATAGGGGTCAGGAAGAGACCCTGACAGGAGACAGGGCTATCAGGGTAGTAGTCCTATATTGATTATAGACCTTAATAATATCAGGCTACTCAAGTAAAATGTCAAATGATTTCATCAATAGACCTGTTCAATGTAGCTCTGGTTGAGAGCTAGCCTTGTCTCCAGCCTTTCCTGTTGAGGTCTGTTATCTCAAGATAAGAGCAGAATATGTTAGCCAGTGATGCTCCACTACAGTCTATGAGACTGTATCCTGTTTACAGACATTAAACACTTCACGTGTTACATAGACTGGTATCCAGTGATGTGGCCCTACAGACAGTAAACTCTTCACGTGTTACATAGACTGGTATCCAGTGATGTGGCCCTACAGACAGTAAACTCTTCACGTGTTACATAGACTACCCTGGAGCGCCAAGTGGACCAGATGATTGagtagaaatagaaatatgaTTGTCAAAAAATGTCTACCCACTTCAATGACATCACACTTGCAGCACACATTCTTATCAACTAAGATGGCTAAATGCTGTTGCCTGTGGTCGATATGAACAGGtgagataagtgtgtgtgtgtgtgtggggggggggggggcacattgaGATAAGAGCTTGATGGAAACCTCTCAACCTCGCAGCTACGGCTGACAGATAGCATGCCTTTGTGAGCTAATGGAAACAATCACgtacgcgcacacgcacacgcacacacacacgcacatgcacgtgcgcgcacacacacacacacagtttaaacCTACATTACATCAACCCTAACAGCGTCAAACCGCGGCTGCTGGTTGTTTAGATGAAGACAGTTTCTCTGCATATTGAAAGAGATTACAATAGACTGCAACACAATGAGAACAGCAGGCTGTTTCCTCTAGAGAACCAGACAGTCTATTCAGCAGGGACCATATGCTTCTCCTCTCCTAAAGatactgtgttccaaatggcccccctagtccctatatagtgcacttcttttgaccaggctctgatgaaatgtagtgcactgtaaagtgAATAGGTTGCTGTTTGGGATGCTCAACAGCATTGGTAAAAGTACAACAATTAACTTGATCTTCGTACCCTCTGATTCAATTGAAGTTCAGATATTTTTTTCTAATAATGGATATCCAATGTTGCGATGACGACAGACACAGGATGATGGATTTTATTTCCAtgatgaggaacagagagacactcAGCTGGCCAGGGCCAAACAATCTCCAAACCTAATTTAGTCAACAGCGTATTGAGAATGAGTCCAATCTCATCTGACTGGGGAAGTCTGGAATCTGACATGTCTCATTTCAATAATAACAGTGTCTTGACACAATATGGCAACCGGTTCCAATATGAGAGAGATGATGGTTTGATGATCAGTTGTTTTTAATCAACTGTGTAGTGCAAGGGCAAAAACCAGACTGATCCTAGTACTGCATGGGGAAAGGAACCACTACCTAAAACAAACTGATCCTAGTACTGCATCCTCAACCAGACTGATCCTGGTACTGCATGGGGAAAGGAACCACTACCTAAAACAAACTGATCCTAGTACTGCATCCTCAACCAGACTGATCCTGGTACTGCACCCTCAACCAGACTGATCCTGGTACTGCATCCTCAACCAGACTGATCCTGGTACTGCATCCTCAACCAGACTGATCCTGGTACTGCATCCTCAACCAGACTGATCCTAGTACTGCATCCTCAACCAGACTGATCCTGGTACTGCATCCTCAACCAGACTGATCCTAGTACTGCACCTCAACCAGACTGATCCTGGTACTGCATCCTCAACCAGACTGATCCTGGTACTGCATCCTCAACCAGACTGATCCTAGTACTGCATCCTCAACCAGACTGATCCTGGTACTGCATCCTCAACCAGACTGATCCTAGTACTGCATCCTCAACCAGACTGATCCTAGTACTGCATCCTCAACCTGACTGATCCTGGTACTGCATCCTCAATCCTCGACCAGACTGATCCTGGTACTGCATGGGGAAAGTAGCCACTATGCAGATCTGACACTGCTTCTACATATACAAGAATTCAGTCAAAAGTGAAAATGGGCTAAAGTAATttgtaaaaatattttatttgaaaacTCTTACATTAGCACCCAACAACTGCAGCTATGTACTGTCTGGGCGAAACTGCTTTAAAAGGTCTGGTATTTGGGCAGTAATACTTTCTTCAAAGTTAATGCTGCTTCTTGTTAGCATCATTAGAGCGAAATGGAtgaagcagagagcagagagatcagaGGTGGTTCATATAATTCAGAGTCACTACATCCATTTCAGCAGAGTAGTGTTACTCTGTCGACCTTTCTGAAATCACTATATTTAGCCCCAGTCTCTTCTGctacatcagggatcatcaactagaatCAGTTAAAGGATGATTTTTGTAGACtgaaaattgaccacaagaagccaAAACAGAGATAATATTTgattaaaacataataatttaaaTTTTTATACAATtacgtctctctattatgcgaGGAAACCCTGCCCTGCATCATTTATTTACCTCcccctctgtcacgccctgatctgtttcacctgtcccctccaggtgttgcttttttccccagtgtatttatccctgtgtttcctgtctctctgtgccagtgtatttatgcctgtgtttcctgtctctctgtgccagtgtatttatccctgtgtttcttgtctcctgtgccagtgtatttatccctgtgtttcctgtctctctgagccagtgtatttatccctgtgtttcctgtctctctgtgccagtgtatttatccctgtgtttcctgtctctctgtgccagtgtatttatccctgtgtttcctgtctctgggccagtgtatttatccctgtgtttcctgtctctctgtgccagtgtatttatccctgtgtttcctgtctctctgtgccagtgtatttatccctgtgtttcctgtctctgtgccagtgtatttatccctgtgtttcctgtctctctgtgccagtgtatttatccctgtgtttcccgtctctctgtgccagtgtatttatccctgtgtttcctgtgtctctgtggctgttcgtcttgtatgtttagtcaagtcaaccagcgtgttttcccccgtactccttttctattctcttttgctagtcttcccggttttgaccactgcctgactctggactactttcccaCCTGCCTGAtcagcctgcctgccctgaccttgaatctgcctTCCCGTTGGTACCTACTGGACTCTGAACTGATTTGGACCTTTTGCCTgtacacaaccattctcttgcctacccctttttgaattaataaacattgtaagactccaaccatctgcctcct from Oncorhynchus kisutch isolate 150728-3 unplaced genomic scaffold, Okis_V2 Okis09a-Okis19a_hom, whole genome shotgun sequence encodes the following:
- the LOC116360601 gene encoding keratin-associated protein 4-3-like, whose product is MCCCHSSCCHSSCCHSRCCHSSCCHSSCCHSSCCHSSYCHSSCCHSSYCHSSCCHSSCCHSSCCRSRCCHSSCCHSSCRPSRCCHSSCHHSSCCTSRCCHSSCCHSSCCHSSCCHSSCCHSRCCHSRCCHSSCCRSSCCRSRCCRSRCCHASCCHSSCCHSSCCHSS